DNA sequence from the bacterium genome:
GTAACTTCACCGACCTGATATTTCAATTCCGCCTTGTCGAAAGCGCTGCTCAGGGAATCGAAACTCTCCGGTGGACCGTAGACCTCGAAATCCTGACCTTCTTCCGTGATATCTTCCGCGCCGGCTTCCAAAGCGATCTCCACAAGAGTATCGCCGTCAGTATCTTCCCTTGAAAAGACAAAATAGGATCTCATCTGGAAGATCCACGAAACGCACCCCGTCTCCCCGAGATTTCCGTTATGCCTCGTAAAGGTGTATCGGACATCGGATACGGTTCGATTGCGGTTGTCCGTGAGGGTCTCAACCATGATGGCCACACCCGCTGGACCGTACCCTTCATAGGTGATCTCTTCGTAATTGACGCCATCCAGATCTCCTGTCCCCTTTTTGATAGCCCTTTCGATGTTCTGCATGGGCATATTGGCGGCTCGCGCCTTGATGATAGCGGCTCTGAGCCTCGGATTGCCATCCGGATCCCCCCCGCCTATCTTGGCCGCAACCATGATCTCCTTGTT
Encoded proteins:
- a CDS encoding YebC/PmpR family DNA-binding transcriptional regulator encodes the protein MSGHSKWANIKRRKGAQDVVRGKIFTKLNKEIMVAAKIGGGDPDGNPRLRAAIIKARAANMPMQNIERAIKKGTGDLDGVNYEEITYEGYGPAGVAIMVETLTDNRNRTVSDVRYTFTRHNGNLGETGCVSWIFQMRSYFVFSREDTDGDTLVEIALEAGAEDITEEGQDFEVYGPPESFDSLSSAFDKAELKYQVGEVTMIPQNTINLDEKQAEQTLKLVESLEDNDDVQRVYANFDISDDIMEKM